ATACACTTGAAATCTACAAAAGTAGACTTTGTTATTTAATTGAGATCCTGATATTGTAGTGTGTTACACAGTTATGTGTGCAGTTGTTCATTTgtgttgcttttgtttttgtagaaTGTGAGAGAGCGGCCAGTTCCTCCTTGTGGCTCTATGTGTTTCTTGGGAACATGCTTCGTGGAGTAGGAGAGACACCCGTCATGCCTCTTGGGTTGTCTTATCTGGATGATTTTTCAAGGGAGGAAAACACTGCTCTTTACATGGGTATGATTGATTATCAGTTTTAATCATTATTACCAATTCTGGCATACATTCATGCCTATTAACATCCTGCTAGTTACACTTCAAACCCATTAGATATAAAAACGTACCAGTTTCACTATACTGTGTATTTTACTTATTGATCATAAATACACATACTTACagataacattaaaaaagtaaaggGCCACTTAAGTTTACTTAAAGAGAGTACACTTTGATGACTGTTTCCTAACACACTGAAGTACAGTTATAAGTAATAAGgtcaaattaaaacttttactttaaaggaatcattatgttttaacaGTGTGTTTGACAGTTcgcacttaagtatatttttatatactttaaatactttttttatagtatattatttatgtagtaagtactctttttaaaagctGTGTAAAAATAAGTGTACCTTTTTCACAAGGGATAACCATGTCATATTATGTGTGTAgacatgttttaaaacaaaaacgagAAAATATTATGACATGCAGTATTTGAAAACATATTACCCTTgaagtaatttaaataatgaatagagaatttgtttctgtgatgtaGAAAATTAAATCCATTTTTATGGTCATTTAAGCAACatgattatacacacaaaaatccATTTTTTGTTAATCcatcttttttttgtaacttacaTTATTCTTGGTGGTGATTGTGAATCAGTATTtttatacagatttttttttcagctctCATACAAACTATGGGAATAATGGGGCCCATGTTTGGATTCATGTTAGGATCTTTCTGTGCCAAGCTCTATGTGGACATAGGAGCAGTGGACTTAGGTATTCACCTGTTTGTTCAACTAATCTTTATGCTAATGCTGTTTGCCCTACACTGATCATATGACGATGAGGTTTTGCACATTTCTAGAAAAATTCTTAAAGGTATTTGACACGTACGGTACAAACTAGCATTTGTACCTTCAGTTTTACTATGTCATAGTTGCTTGTTGCATGTGAATTACGTGAAAAGTAGATGTTTGTCTTTTAGACTAATCGACAAGGTCATGTTGATTCACATTGATTCAAAAGTTTAACTTTGAAAAATCACTCTGACTGCGCAAGATAATAACTCTGCATTAACACACACTAAGTGTTACGTGTTAGCTAATTAAAGCGCATGACAAAGGAGTTCTCACAGAAACAaagtcttttaataaaaatccaaaTAAAGAAAACAGAGCATATCCAGGAGCAAGGGGTAGCAAAACACATAATACAAACGatagcagacaaagaatgaggggagaacacaggctttaaatatacaacataatcaaggggaaacagaaacaagTGTGCTAATTAACTAATCAGGGAACTAAGGAAACTGGGTCAACATGTGACACTAACTAAGTgatcatgattttttaaataactatgaTAACTAGTCTTCTATATATTTACTGACCCAGCAAGTTACCCTTTGACTTAAGCGGTCTTCGGTCTTACTGTTTGTTAGGATTTCAAATTATAAACACTTCTGACTCATTTATGAAAATGCGcacatctctttttttttttagataccATCACTATCAACCACAAAGACTCACGTTGGGTTGGTGCCTGGTGGCTGGGCTTTTTGTTAACTGGTGGAGTGATGCTACTGGCTGGAATTCCCTTTTGGTTCCTTCCCAAGTCTCTTCCTAAGCAGGGTGAGACTGAAACTGAGAAAAAATCTAATGTTCTAGAGGGCGAGCAGAGCCGTTTCATTCCtgacaacaacaaacacagtAATGCTCCCGACAAACCAGCTCCAGTTTCCATGGCAGCTCTGGCTAAAGGTGTGCATTTCttcaaatatttgattttttttttttttttttacatgaggTTTGGTTATTGAGCATACATAACCCTTGAATTTATGTGAAGTTCTTGATATTTTCTAGATTTTCTGCCATCACTTAAGAAACTCTTCAGAAACACAGTTTACATGATCCTCATTATCACCACTATCATGCAAGTAAATGGTTTTATAGGACTGATGACATTTCAGCCAAAGTACATGGAGCAAACTTACGGCCAGTCAGCATCAAGGGCCATATTTTTAATAGGTGAGATTACATTTGCCtatattttttatctgtttaatattaatttccagtTTGTCAAAATACACATAGTGAAGCCTTTGCACAAAAAGAGTGCCACTTGTTGTCCttcttatttaaatgtttaaaaaaaagaaaatcatcacaaaaaaaattcacaaaaatcattTGATGCCAACAAAAAGGCCTGGTTTTCTGAATACCCTTGGCTTTTTATTGATATGTGTTATTAAAAGATTTGAGGTTATGTGCCCCCaggcagagctgggtagattacttacaaattgtaatctgttactgattccaaattacatgacaaaaattgtagttagtaacgttatccattacattacacattttaggtaaaaTAATCAGACTAcctttagattacttttgacccaTCTCGCTTttcacattgaattaaataagATAATATTGTAccatattgaaataaaaatacagagtaTGATATTATATTCCAATTGTTGtcaacaacatgaagtgcattacattaaggtttcccaaactgggtttGTGGAGGAACTGCAGGGGTtttatgagtttaatgaaaagctgatttaaaaaaaaaaaaaaaacttaataataaattacactttaaaatttaGTTACCCTTCAGAAAGAATATTAATGTCCAATACTGTATCATGAATTCATTCATCTTTTGTCTTTCCAGGCGTTTCAAATTTACCAGCTGTGGCTTTGGGAATTGTCACTGGGGGATTTATAATGAAGAAGTTTAAACTTAATATTCTTGGAACATCCAAATTCTGCATTACAGCATCTCTTCTGGCTTTCTCTGCGATGCTTGTTCAGTATTTCCTGCAGTGTGACAACTCACAAGTGGCTGGACTTACAGTGTCATATCAAGGGTAAACATGGGTATCATGTTCTTATGTTCTGTTTAGTCTCAGAGGCTCCATTTGTTAGTgtgtaaaaacaacaatggCAATTTTGATATTAACGTCTTTTACTGCACATTTTATACACTACTGGTTAAAAGTTATTAGTTCAAATATATCATTTTCAGTGTCATCAGTGACACATGATCATTTAGAATTTTTCTAGCATTCTAATATCCTGATTTAGTgttcaagtaaatatattacaacagaaaagagttcttttaaaatgtaataatattttataatatttctgtACTTGTCACAGTTTCAGTCTGTTTAGTTTCTTTACATTTTGGTTTTAATATTCCAAAAGAGGATGGACATCCTTGCTGTTCACCTGCTCCTCCCAGAGCAGAGGGAATGAATTGGAGCACAGCCCATACTCCTCCTGCTGAGGAGCTGCGTCTGGCCTCTGTACTATTTTATGAGAATTTAGTAGGCTTAATTCCCCAAAACCTTCCTTCCAcactggttccgtccagccctgaatcttCTGTGACTCCAGTGGTCCCGCTCAGCTCAGAGTCTTCTTTATTGTTGAATTCCTCCTCCTGTTACTAAGCTTCCCAGTTCTTCAGCTAGGGCTTCATTCACTCCGACCATTCTGCTCCTTCTTGGCTCCACACACCCATACGTAGCTCCACCGGGGTCTGTCAGTTCTCCGGGCCCCACCGGGCTCCACCTTGGTTAGTTGTTGACCTGCCTCCACCCTGAACTAACACTCCCCTGGGTATGCCCCATCCCTCTGGTTCTGacaggctcctccttccctccagctccaccttggtcttACTTCCTCCAGATCTTTTCTGCTCTGCCTGCAGCTCCGGCTCTTCCATCCAGGCCTCCAGTGTCACCCTGGGTCTTTGCCTCCTCAGTTTTGCATCAGTCTCCACCATGCAGATTCCAGTATCCACCCTGTCTTCTCCCTCTATCAGTTCTGCCATGGGACTTCATCCTGGCTGTGCTCTGGGACCTTGCCTAGTTCTTTCTGCTCTCTTcccctccctggctcctcccatTGTCCTCTCCACCCTGGAGTCTCCTGCTGTGATCTCCTGTGGTTCCCTGCACTTTGCCAGTTAATCATTCactaattatttattactttcCATGGTTTTAGTTCTCCGTGTTCCCATTCTTATCATGTCAAGGTTACTGATTTGGTTACCTCATTATTGATTTCTTTCACCGTGTCCCATCTTGTTTCCTTTGATAGCTCTGtgtatttaaagtgcccctattatgccttTTCGaatattacctttcatgcagtgtgtcatGTAGCTATATGTGAACATTAACTATCTGCAAAGTTGTGAAGCCGACAGTGcacaataaataaagttattgtctatcAAAAAAAAGAGTCGACTCGCAATCGCCTAAACGAGTCAGGAATTCGAATCTTATTCTGTTACAGCTGTATGTCACAAAGTAACACATGTGCATAATGTCCGCCCATGTTCTTGTGAACAACTTGCTATCACATCTTATAATTACCACAAACTTGTTAACACTTGACACTTACCACTGAGAAGCGTCCTGCTCCAGTCATGCTTGTGAATCAGTCTCTTGGCGATCAGCCACTTCAACTGTTTCATCATCAGACTCCGGCTCGAATTGGTAAGGTACAATCGATGCCATCTTTTCTAAGTATTGACAAGTCTCCAGGGCTGTCATTCCGTCAGTCCGTTATGGTAATGGGCGTTTAGTTTCCAACACGTGCTGTACGCGATAGACTAATCACAAAGGACTGTGccatctgaccaatcacagcagtgagggcTCACGGAAAGGAGGGGTTTAGAGAGACTGATTCTTTGAACTGCTTTGCACGAGTTGTTTACAAATCATTTAGAAAtgaggtaaaataaaatatattttgagaaaactaaagtgttttttgaccttgcatgcatgtaaacctgttttgttttaggagactcataaaacaatattagcaaccttaaaaatggcataataggggcaccGTAAGCCCTTGGTTTTCCTCAGTTCCTTGTCCTGCATTAACATTGCTTGTTTTGGTTAGTGTTACTTTATTCCCGTTCCTGTATTCCCCTGAGAGTCAGTTTGTTAAAGACTATATATTAGGGGGCAGATGTGGCCTAatgagtcggacttgtaacccaaaggttgtgggttcgagtcTTAGTACCAGCAGGAATTGTAGATGGGGGGGGAGTGACTGAACAGCATTCTCTTCCACCTTCCACAACTGAGgtacccttgagcaaggcactgaacccgcaattgctccccgggtgccACAGCAAAAATGGCAGCCCACTGCttcgggtgtgtgttcacgttgtgtgtgtgtgtgtgcacttgaaTGAGTCAAATGCAAAGCACAAATTTTGCACAACAAAAATGatgtacaacaacaacaaaaaaaactaactaactaTAATACTCCGATCAGACCAAAATTGggaaaattaatgttttaagtaATTCTGAGACATTATTGGGGGGTCTCTCAGATCCCGAACAGAGCATCACAATGATTTAAAGCAAAGGaacatacaattatttaaaaaaaaaaaaaaaaaaaaacctctattAGGTATAACTGAACTAAATATAAAGTAGTTTAATTATTCTGTGTATTTCAAACAGGGCTCCAGAGGTGTCCTACCAGCAGAATACACTAATTTCTCAATGTAACATTGGTTGCTCCTGCTCTCTTAAGCACTGGGATCCCATATGCGCCAGCAATGGCTTGACCTATGCCTCTCCATGCCTCGCTGGCTGCCAAACCTCCACTGGAGTTGGCAAGGAGATGGTAAGCTATTCCCACTTTTCCAGACCTTTACATACCTGTTGCTCAATCTGTTTTTACCCACAGACTTCAATTGACTacctttgttgttgttatttcgATAGTATACAACATCAGTGTATACCTACAGTGACACATTTGTGTAGACAAACTCAAACGTAAAATGTGAAACTGCTGTCGTGATATTTACCCTTGTGAAACaaattttgactataaatattatttgttcaaTTATCAGAAAAGTCCATTCACAGAGGcagagaaaataattaaatttcgAAATGTCCTAGCAATTTTctgtgattttaaattgtattttaattattttagggGGAGCCACACATTGTATACAAACTTATCAAATTAGAATATTAGTACTAGCAATACTAGTGCTTGTATTGATTATTTACACTACTAGTGAAAATGCCTCTATTTTGTcaaatttgatttttatttttcattcaacaTTTTGCGTGAAAAAttgtactgaaaaaaaaaatatgtatgtaatatgtatataatttgaTTTTCAATATGTTTCTGTATTTAGTAGTCCCCCTTTTGACAGCAGCACTTGAGCTGGCATGAAGTATTTGTGTAAACCTGATGATCCATGTGATGCCTGTTGTGTACTTCAAATCTGACCTTTTGTACAAAAGCCTGAACATGGTTGGTTACATTTGATTAGTGACCTTTAATTAGTGTTGAATATCTGTAGTTTTACCTAAATTTCATCACTGTAGAAATGACCAAATCCTAAACCTTTGTTTACTGCTACGTTTTATTGGggaaggaaaaagaaaatcatagtTACTGTAGGGTTTACTGTATTAAGACCCTACTGCATTTGCTGGTTTTGTAGTagtttacacaatctgactcttTTCAAAGGTATTCCACAACTGCACCTGTATTGGAGATTCGCCTCTCCCATATGCAAACATGTCAGCAGTGCTGGGCCAGTGCCCTCACAAGAGTGATTGTGACTACATGTTTAAGTTCTACATGGCGGTGACAGTCATTGGTTCCTTTTTCCCAGCTTGTGCAGCCATCCCAGGTTACATTATTCTGCTCAGGTAATGATTGTTTCCAACAGTGTAACAGCACCTTTTAAAAGAACTGATTGTCTTTAAGAAAAACTATGTAAATAGAGTACATGGGTAATAATACTGtaatgaaacattataaataagacggaatgaaagaaagaaagaaagggaaaGAATTGCACAAACGcatcaaaacatttacaatgtattttACAATGTATGACATAACGTGGTTGATAGCTAGACTAACACGGTTGAAGTAACAccaacatttctttaaaaatacattatgtgTAGCTTATTTGTTTAGGACATTTCTGATTGggaaacagatattttaatatttgttttaaaaatgaatacatgtTCTTTTGACTTCTTTTCTTAGATCCATAAATCCAGAACTAAAGTCTTTGGCTCTTGGTGTGCATATCCTGCTTATTCGGACTCTGGGTAAGAGGATTtcttttgtattaatttttaacaCAAGATTAtaatacaacagaaaaaaataaatatctcgAGTTGATCACAAAAACTTTTCTAGGTGGCATTCCCCCTGCAATTTATTTTGGAGCCTTGATTGACAGGACCTGTCTGAAATGGGGCACAAATCAATGTGGAGGGAGAGGAGCATGTCGCATCTATGATTCCATTGCCTTCAGGTTAGCAAACTTACAATGGCGCTTCCAGAAATACttccatatgtatgtatatacatttatatatttgcttGTTTTTCTGGAAGAGAAaattatgtttaatgttttttgttattgcaaaattattttgtttatgaaTGACCAGAATAATCCTCAGAATCATTTGATAGTTTTCCGTTCAAgccaagtcacctttatttatatagcgctttatacaatactgattgtcaaaagcagctttacagtgtcaacaggaaaatagtttgcaTTGTGAAAATTGTATATTTCTGCAGCTTATAATTTTTAACACTTGTATTAAATTTACAACTTGTGTTTTCATTACTGCCATCTTGACAATTTTCAATcataacatgattttttttttttttccctacagAAATTCTTACTTGGGTGTTATTTATGGCCTGTTTGCTGcatcatttgtgctgtgtgGAGTCCTGTACAATAGACTGTCTCATCGCGAAAAGAAGCGAGCACTGAAGTCCCAGTTAAAAGCTCCAGAACAGGATGGCAATGCTGTTTCTACTGGCAATGGGAATGTATCTTCAACTATCATAAAATGCGATGAAAATCCAGACCAGGAGACCACTATCTGAagtcttcagaaatcaaatGTGTGTATTGCACCAAAAACTGTTGTAAAGATATAACTCCCATATCAATgtgaaatgtaaatgttttggcTATGAAATTGTGTTAAGTTGTATGTTTATTGAGTAGATGATGTTTGTGAATAGAGACTTTCGAAGTTCTACTTATTGGCCTTTTGGTACAACACATTTCATCTATTTTCTGAATCtaaaacaaagttttatttatattatttacacacATCAAACAACTGTTCTTAAGATTGAAAGTattcacactgaacaaaattataaacgcaacacttttgcttttgcccccatttttcatgagcagaactcaaagatctaagactttttctatgtacacaaaaggcctatttctctcaaatattgttcacaaatctgtctaaatctgtgttagtgagcacttctcctttgctgagatactccatccacctcacaggtgtgacatatcaagatgctgattagacagcatgattattgcacaggtgtgccttaggctggccacaataaaaggccactcgaaaatgtgcagttttatcacaatGACACAGATGTCGCAAATTTTGAGGGAGCgagcaattggcatgctgactgcaggatgttcaatgttcatttctctaccataagccgtctccaaaggcgtttcagagaatttggcagtacatccaaccggcctcacaaccgcagaccacgtgtaaccacaccagcccaggacctccacatccagcatcttcacctccaagatcgtctgagaccagccacccggacagctgctgcaacaatcggtttgcataaccaaataACTTCTttacaaactgtcagaaaccgtctcagggaagctcatctgcatgcccATCGTCCTCATcagggtctcgacctgactgcagttcgtcatcGTAactgacttgagtgggcaaatgctcacattcgatggcgtctggcactttggagaggtgttctcttcacggatgaatcccggttttcacttcacggatgaatcccggttttcactgtacagggcagatggcagacagcgcgTATGGCATcatgtgggtgagcggtttgctgatgtcaacattgtggatcgagtggcccatggtagcggagttatggtatgggcaggcgtatgttatggacaacgaatacaggtgcattttattgatggcattttgaatgcacagagataccgtgacgagatcctgaggcccattgttgtgccattcatccacgaccatcacctcatgttgcagcatgatagtgcacagccccatgttgcaaggatctgtacacaattcctggaagctgaaaacatcccagttcttgcatggccagcat
The sequence above is drawn from the Onychostoma macrolepis isolate SWU-2019 chromosome 04, ASM1243209v1, whole genome shotgun sequence genome and encodes:
- the slco1d1 gene encoding solute carrier organic anion transporter family, member 1D1, which produces MSVEKKTAREPCCSKLKMFLAAMCFVYFAKAFQGSYMKSSITQIERRFDIPSSLIGFIDGSFEIGNLFVIAFVSYFGAKLHRPRLIGAGCLIMAMGSFITAAPHLFQGPYKYETTISHFSASNGSESILPCLTNGSLAQDEIPTVEIQAECERAASSSLWLYVFLGNMLRGVGETPVMPLGLSYLDDFSREENTALYMALIQTMGIMGPMFGFMLGSFCAKLYVDIGAVDLDTITINHKDSRWVGAWWLGFLLTGGVMLLAGIPFWFLPKSLPKQGETETEKKSNVLEGEQSRFIPDNNKHSNAPDKPAPVSMAALAKDFLPSLKKLFRNTVYMILIITTIMQVNGFIGLMTFQPKYMEQTYGQSASRAIFLIGVSNLPAVALGIVTGGFIMKKFKLNILGTSKFCITASLLAFSAMLVQYFLQCDNSQVAGLTVSYQGAPEVSYQQNTLISQCNIGCSCSLKHWDPICASNGLTYASPCLAGCQTSTGVGKEMVFHNCTCIGDSPLPYANMSAVLGQCPHKSDCDYMFKFYMAVTVIGSFFPACAAIPGYIILLRSINPELKSLALGVHILLIRTLGGIPPAIYFGALIDRTCLKWGTNQCGGRGACRIYDSIAFRNSYLGVIYGLFAASFVLCGVLYNRLSHREKKRALKSQLKAPEQDGNAVSTGNGNVSSTIIKCDENPDQETTI